Proteins encoded together in one Cydia pomonella isolate Wapato2018A chromosome 10, ilCydPomo1, whole genome shotgun sequence window:
- the LOC133522266 gene encoding cancer-related nucleoside-triphosphatase homolog, translating into MPNKLKYFILTGDPGVGKTTLTKKLCEAIQKLGTQASGFYTEEVRKDRIRLGFDVVTLEGERGRLARDQSLLTEPVKYNVGKYGVLVPEFESIALYSMRKLPPPSLLVIDEIGKMEFFSAPFKSQVKEVFSPGSDCFVLATIPIRKGDPLIESVRSNKDGKVWVVTKENRNYIHDEILKEMKLSLEIS; encoded by the exons AtgccaaataaattaaaatatttcattttaaccGGCGACCCGG GAGTTGGAAAAACAACACTTACGAAAAAGTTATGTGAAGCAATTCAAAAGTTGGGTACACAAGCTTCGGGTTTTTACACAGAAGAGGTTAGAAAAGATAGAATTCGTCTGGGATTTGATGTAGTGACATTGGAGGGAGAACGAGGCCGGCTGGCGAGAGATCAGAGCTTATTGACAGAGCCAGTGAAGTACAATGTTGGGAAATATGGAGTCCTGGTACCTGAGTTTGAAAGTATCGCCTTATATAGTATGAGGAAG CTCCCGCCTCCGTCACTTCTTGTAATAGATGAGATAGGTAAAATGGAGTTTTTTAGCGCGCCGTTCAAATCCCAGGTAAAGGAGGTATTCAGCCCAGGCTCGGACTGCTTTGTTTTGGCCACTATACCTATTAGAAAGGGAGATCCGCTCATCGAGTCTGTAAGGAGTAATAAGGACGGGAAAGTTTGGGTG GTAACAAAAGAAAACCGGAACTATATTCACGATGAAATATTAAAGGAAATGAAATTATCACTAGAGATTTCGTAA